Proteins from a single region of Verrucosispora sp. NA02020:
- a CDS encoding CdaR family transcriptional regulator, protein MRGELQRIVDAVAAHVGRPALIEDRRQRVVVYSEQTGLMDEVRRASILRRQTAPEVIAWLRGLGIADARLAVRTPASPELDLLPRLCVPVRHHDLLLGFVWFIDPDGTMTEVDLAATGLLRELSLALYRENLLGELAAQSETEAARTLLADSPGSRDQAVRALLEAGMIHADGPRTALVARLVAPEERQPDERARIALEQSLVAARRRAGTREALHLVRHDHGVLLLPAEPAAGRPTPEVAARHLDDDLQQVTRSLGSVERTVVGVGRTRPRLADVVESYVEALHAARVGARLPALGRVVAWSGLGVFRVLARLGEQHLTVADVHPGLARLVSTPGHRTLLTTLERYLDRAGNAHATAADLRLHRTTLYYRLQRIEELAGTDLKDGSERLCLHLALKLARLAERHSGEE, encoded by the coding sequence GCAACGCGTCGTCGTCTACAGCGAGCAGACCGGGCTGATGGACGAGGTCCGTCGGGCGTCGATCCTGCGGCGGCAGACCGCCCCGGAGGTCATCGCCTGGCTGCGCGGTCTCGGCATCGCCGACGCCCGCCTGGCGGTACGCACACCGGCCAGCCCGGAACTGGACCTGCTCCCCCGGCTCTGTGTGCCGGTGCGCCACCACGACCTGCTGCTCGGGTTCGTCTGGTTCATCGATCCCGACGGCACCATGACCGAGGTCGACCTGGCCGCCACCGGCCTGCTCAGGGAACTGTCGCTGGCGCTGTACCGGGAGAACCTGCTCGGTGAGCTGGCCGCGCAGAGTGAGACCGAGGCGGCCCGGACCCTGCTGGCCGACAGCCCCGGCAGCCGCGACCAGGCGGTGCGGGCGCTGCTGGAAGCCGGGATGATCCACGCCGACGGTCCCCGGACCGCCCTGGTCGCCCGGCTCGTCGCCCCCGAGGAGCGGCAGCCGGACGAGCGGGCCCGGATCGCGCTGGAACAGTCGCTGGTGGCCGCGCGACGCCGGGCCGGTACGCGGGAGGCGCTGCACCTGGTCCGGCACGACCACGGGGTGCTGCTGCTGCCCGCCGAACCCGCCGCCGGCCGGCCGACGCCGGAGGTGGCCGCCCGGCACCTCGACGACGACCTGCAGCAGGTGACCCGCAGTCTGGGTTCCGTGGAACGGACCGTGGTCGGGGTCGGCCGCACCAGGCCACGGTTGGCCGACGTCGTCGAGTCGTACGTGGAGGCGCTGCACGCCGCGCGGGTCGGCGCGCGACTGCCGGCGTTGGGCCGCGTCGTCGCCTGGTCCGGCCTGGGTGTCTTCCGGGTGCTGGCCCGGCTCGGCGAGCAACACCTCACGGTGGCCGACGTGCACCCGGGGCTGGCCCGGCTGGTGTCCACGCCGGGCCACCGCACGCTGCTGACCACTCTGGAGCGCTACCTGGACCGGGCCGGCAACGCCCACGCCACCGCCGCCGACCTGCGGCTGCACCGGACCACGCTCTACTACCGGTTGCAGCGGATCGAGGAGTTGGCCGGCACCGACCTCAAGGACGGCAGCGAGCGACTCTGCCTGCACCTGGCCCTGAAACTGGCCCGGTTGGCGGAGCGGCACAGCGGCGAGGAGTGA
- the pdxY gene encoding pyridoxal kinase PdxY, with product MKILSIQSSVAYGHVGNSAAVFPLQRLGHEVWPVLTVHFSNHTGYGAWRGPLLAPADVAEVIAGIADRGVLGDADAILSGYQGDPAMGAVILDAVTLVKTANPEAVYCCDPVMGDVGRGMFVRPGIPEYLRDVVVPRADIVTPNQFELEFLAGRSTDSLDEVLAAVDVVRATGPRHVLVTSVLHGDAPPDSLEVVAVSDEGAWAVTTPLLPISPNGGGDVTAALYLAHLRSTGSPATALERTTASIFAVLEATLAAGTRELQLVAAQDAIADPPARFPARRLR from the coding sequence GTGAAGATCCTGTCGATCCAGTCCTCGGTCGCCTACGGCCACGTCGGCAACTCGGCCGCCGTGTTCCCGCTGCAACGGCTCGGGCACGAGGTCTGGCCGGTCCTGACCGTGCACTTCTCCAACCACACCGGGTACGGTGCCTGGCGGGGGCCGTTGCTCGCGCCCGCCGACGTCGCCGAGGTGATCGCCGGCATCGCCGATCGCGGGGTGCTCGGTGACGCCGACGCGATCCTCTCCGGTTACCAGGGCGACCCGGCGATGGGCGCGGTGATCCTCGACGCGGTGACCCTGGTCAAGACCGCCAACCCGGAGGCCGTCTACTGCTGCGACCCGGTGATGGGCGACGTCGGCCGGGGCATGTTCGTCCGGCCCGGCATTCCCGAGTACCTGCGCGACGTGGTGGTGCCCCGGGCCGACATCGTCACCCCGAACCAGTTCGAGCTGGAGTTCCTCGCCGGCCGGTCGACGGACTCGCTCGACGAGGTGCTGGCGGCGGTCGACGTGGTACGCGCCACCGGCCCCCGACACGTGCTGGTCACCAGCGTGCTGCACGGTGACGCGCCACCCGACAGCCTGGAGGTGGTGGCCGTCTCCGACGAGGGCGCCTGGGCGGTGACCACGCCGCTGCTGCCGATCAGCCCGAACGGCGGTGGCGACGTCACCGCCGCGCTGTACCTGGCGCACCTGCGCAGCACCGGGTCGCCCGCGACGGCGCTGGAACGCACCACCGCCTCGATCTTCGCGGTGCTGGAGGCGACGCTGGCGGCGGGCACCCGCGAACTGCAACTGGTCGCCGCGCAGGACGCGATCGCCGACCCGCCGGCCCGGTTCCCCGCCCGCCGGTTGCGCTGA
- a CDS encoding MFS transporter, giving the protein MRRNAILFVTISVLSGCGGSAMALVSGIWILDLTRSSSLAALAGLCVYAPTLAGPWCGALVDRLPRRPLVIGVNLTLAAVLPTLLAVRGPGQVWLLFCVSTVYGVAYVLVDASESALLPAALSPDELGHVNGWRSSAQEGVKLVAPLAGAGLYAWQGGHLVALLAAALPALAAALYALLRLRHPARTVASRPTGVRAGLAVVWASPLTRLPVILAGVAIAASGFTTAAGYAVVTDELGLPATFLGVLLSAQGLGSVAGGLVAGRLIARFGPTTVAALGTAVFAVSCLGRCLPWWPAVVAASVVAGAGLPWAVVAAVTAVQTHSPDELLGRAAATANTIMFGPIAAAIPLGSAAVLLGGRPPLVLAATVCLVAAGVWHRRHLTVARPPAPRRGSRRSVRRVRP; this is encoded by the coding sequence GTGCGGCGCAACGCGATCCTGTTCGTGACGATCTCTGTGCTCTCCGGGTGCGGCGGCAGCGCCATGGCCCTGGTCTCCGGCATCTGGATCCTCGACCTGACCCGGTCCAGCAGCCTCGCCGCCCTCGCCGGGCTCTGCGTGTACGCCCCCACCCTCGCCGGCCCCTGGTGCGGTGCCCTGGTCGACCGGCTGCCCCGACGGCCGCTCGTCATCGGGGTCAACCTGACCCTGGCCGCCGTCCTGCCGACCCTGCTGGCCGTCCGCGGACCCGGTCAGGTGTGGCTCCTGTTCTGCGTCTCCACGGTGTACGGCGTCGCGTACGTGCTGGTCGACGCCAGCGAGAGCGCCCTGCTCCCCGCCGCGCTGTCACCGGACGAACTCGGCCACGTCAACGGTTGGCGGTCCAGCGCCCAGGAGGGTGTCAAACTCGTCGCTCCGCTGGCCGGCGCCGGACTGTACGCGTGGCAGGGCGGTCACCTCGTCGCGTTGCTCGCCGCCGCGCTGCCCGCCCTGGCCGCCGCCCTGTACGCACTGCTCCGACTGCGGCACCCGGCACGGACCGTCGCGTCCCGGCCCACCGGTGTCCGTGCGGGCCTCGCCGTCGTGTGGGCGTCACCGCTGACGCGGCTGCCGGTGATCCTCGCGGGCGTGGCGATCGCCGCGTCCGGGTTCACCACCGCCGCCGGGTACGCCGTCGTCACCGACGAGTTGGGCCTGCCCGCGACGTTCCTCGGGGTGCTGCTCAGCGCGCAGGGCCTCGGCTCGGTCGCCGGCGGGTTGGTCGCCGGTCGGCTTATCGCCCGGTTCGGACCGACCACCGTGGCCGCCCTCGGCACGGCAGTGTTCGCGGTGAGTTGCCTGGGCCGGTGCCTGCCCTGGTGGCCGGCGGTGGTCGCCGCCTCGGTGGTGGCCGGTGCCGGCCTGCCGTGGGCTGTCGTCGCCGCCGTCACCGCCGTGCAGACGCACAGCCCCGACGAGCTGCTGGGCCGAGCCGCCGCGACCGCCAACACGATCATGTTCGGACCGATCGCGGCGGCGATCCCGCTCGGCTCCGCCGCCGTCCTGCTGGGCGGTCGGCCACCGCTCGTTCTCGCCGCCACCGTCTGCCTCGTCGCCGCCGGGGTGTGGCACCGGCGCCACCTCACTGTGGCGCGGCCTCCGGCTCCTCGTCGGGGCAGCAGACGGTCAGTGCGGCGGGTACGGCCCTGA
- a CDS encoding diacylglycerol kinase family protein, with the protein MSASVVVDPDRPPAPDLAVGTVAVVAHRKKTLGGGLDELRAALVGAGVRDLLWYEVPKSRKAPKKVRKALDQGAELVFVWGGDGMVQRCADSLAGTQTPMAILPAGTANLFAGNLGIPEDLPEAVRIGLHGRRCRLDLGRLNGEHFAVMAGAGFDGDLIREADRDMKGRLGRLAYVWTGLRHVRGELTRTRITVDGDLWFEGDASCVLFGNVGTITGGIPAFDDARPDSGSLEIGVSTAGGAVDWARTLGKMATGRSEDSKFVRITRGRKVRVRFAEPKTYEMDGGARSRTKRLKVRAVPAALTVCCPDEEPEAAPQ; encoded by the coding sequence ATGAGCGCGAGTGTGGTGGTGGACCCGGACCGGCCGCCGGCGCCCGACCTGGCGGTCGGCACGGTGGCGGTGGTGGCGCATCGGAAGAAGACGCTGGGCGGCGGCCTCGACGAGTTGCGCGCCGCGCTGGTCGGCGCGGGAGTGCGGGACCTGCTCTGGTACGAGGTGCCCAAGAGCCGCAAGGCCCCGAAGAAGGTCCGCAAGGCCCTCGACCAGGGTGCCGAGCTGGTCTTCGTCTGGGGCGGCGACGGTATGGTGCAGCGCTGCGCCGATTCCCTCGCCGGCACGCAGACCCCGATGGCCATCCTGCCGGCCGGCACCGCCAATCTCTTCGCCGGCAATCTCGGCATCCCGGAGGACCTGCCGGAGGCGGTACGGATCGGCCTGCACGGTCGACGCTGCCGCCTCGACCTGGGACGGCTCAACGGGGAACACTTCGCGGTGATGGCCGGCGCCGGGTTCGACGGTGACCTGATCCGGGAGGCGGACCGGGACATGAAGGGTCGCCTCGGCCGGCTCGCGTACGTGTGGACGGGCCTGCGTCACGTCCGTGGGGAACTGACCCGGACCCGGATCACCGTCGACGGGGACCTGTGGTTCGAGGGGGACGCGAGCTGCGTGCTGTTCGGCAACGTCGGCACCATCACCGGTGGCATACCCGCCTTCGACGACGCCCGCCCCGACAGCGGCTCGCTGGAGATCGGTGTCTCCACCGCCGGTGGTGCCGTGGACTGGGCGCGCACGCTCGGCAAGATGGCCACCGGCCGGTCCGAGGACTCGAAGTTCGTCCGGATCACCCGTGGTCGCAAGGTCAGGGTCCGCTTCGCCGAGCCGAAGACGTACGAGATGGACGGTGGCGCCCGGTCGCGGACGAAGCGTCTCAAGGTCAGGGCCGTACCCGCCGCACTGACCGTCTGCTGCCCCGACGAGGAGCCGGAGGCCGCGCCACAGTGA
- a CDS encoding MerR family transcriptional regulator gives MDLNELYAIGDVARRTGLSVSAVRYYADAGVVTPSASTPAGHRLYDVSAIARLELVRTLRELGAGLDEIRRVLVGEATLREVAATHLALLARQEARLRSRRAVLSTILRQDSTAEQVTLMHKLAGMSDEERDRLIDEFWTEVSTGWEPPERMVAWWRAARPELPEQPTPAQLEAWIALAEMVRDPEVRQAVRRELHEACTTGAGPLMASSPMLDSLEAATPIGQAAIDAARDGVPPASPQGREIADRWMGWLTGIFATPDSPGMPDTPEFRLQTADHMLAGAEWDRTPPDPEGPLDRYMALVNAVNDVPPEQFPYEWLAEALRASVPPAR, from the coding sequence GTGGACCTGAACGAGCTTTACGCCATCGGGGATGTCGCCCGACGTACCGGCCTGAGTGTCAGCGCCGTCCGCTACTACGCGGACGCCGGTGTCGTCACGCCGTCCGCCAGCACTCCCGCCGGCCACCGCCTGTACGACGTGTCGGCGATCGCCCGGCTGGAACTGGTCCGCACACTGCGGGAACTCGGCGCCGGCCTGGACGAGATCCGACGCGTGCTGGTCGGCGAGGCGACGCTGCGCGAGGTGGCCGCCACCCACCTGGCCCTGCTGGCACGGCAGGAGGCACGGCTGCGGAGCCGTCGCGCGGTGCTGTCGACCATCCTGCGGCAGGACTCCACGGCCGAGCAGGTCACGTTGATGCACAAACTCGCCGGCATGTCGGACGAGGAGCGCGACCGGCTGATCGACGAGTTCTGGACCGAGGTCTCCACCGGCTGGGAGCCGCCGGAGCGGATGGTCGCGTGGTGGCGCGCGGCCCGCCCGGAGCTGCCCGAGCAGCCCACCCCGGCCCAGTTGGAGGCATGGATCGCGCTGGCCGAGATGGTCCGCGACCCGGAGGTGCGGCAGGCCGTACGTCGTGAGCTGCACGAGGCGTGCACCACCGGGGCCGGGCCGCTGATGGCCTCGTCGCCGATGTTGGACAGCCTGGAGGCGGCCACGCCGATCGGCCAGGCGGCGATCGACGCGGCGCGGGACGGGGTGCCGCCGGCCTCACCGCAGGGCAGGGAGATCGCCGACCGGTGGATGGGGTGGCTGACCGGCATCTTCGCGACACCGGACAGCCCGGGGATGCCGGACACGCCCGAGTTCCGCCTCCAGACGGCCGACCACATGCTGGCCGGCGCGGAGTGGGACCGCACGCCGCCGGACCCGGAGGGACCGCTCGACCGGTACATGGCGCTGGTCAATGCCGTGAACGACGTACCGCCGGAGCAGTTCCCGTACGAGTGGCTGGCCGAGGCGCTGCGCGCGTCCGTCCCGCCGGCTCGCTGA
- a CDS encoding DUF3224 domain-containing protein, protein MSEFRTRSPWRRRIVVSSVLAAGAAVLLVSPAAAIVPQAATPTARTATTIDSGTSAVPPALQSRFAGAGATPDRSDATPSTSERAAARDRIVRPLPTVSPGTPGVYKVVTGDMYPRHFAFEQAAGTPAGHSVWQVRYGMQYLGGLVGETEDVEFQILEPAGYGTIDSAGGFAGTLDGLEGGFLFKSHGKQSADGTFTMQFDITPGTGYGKLTGVTGSFTVVASRDHCGPSDTPETCETLVSYSLGYRLP, encoded by the coding sequence ATGTCCGAGTTCCGTACCCGTTCCCCGTGGCGACGCCGGATCGTCGTCTCCTCCGTGTTGGCAGCCGGCGCGGCAGTGCTGCTGGTCAGCCCCGCCGCCGCCATCGTTCCGCAGGCTGCCACCCCGACCGCCAGGACCGCCACCACGATCGACTCGGGCACGTCGGCGGTGCCGCCCGCGTTGCAGTCGCGCTTTGCCGGAGCCGGCGCCACACCCGATCGGTCGGACGCCACGCCGTCGACATCGGAGCGTGCTGCGGCCCGCGACCGCATCGTCCGACCGCTGCCCACCGTCTCGCCGGGCACGCCCGGTGTGTACAAGGTGGTGACCGGTGACATGTATCCGCGCCACTTCGCCTTCGAGCAGGCCGCGGGCACGCCAGCCGGCCATTCGGTGTGGCAGGTCCGGTACGGCATGCAGTACCTGGGCGGACTCGTGGGTGAGACCGAGGACGTCGAGTTCCAGATCCTGGAACCGGCGGGCTACGGCACCATCGACAGTGCCGGCGGCTTCGCGGGCACCCTGGACGGTCTGGAGGGCGGGTTCCTCTTCAAGTCCCACGGCAAGCAGAGCGCCGACGGCACCTTCACGATGCAGTTCGACATCACGCCGGGTACCGGCTACGGCAAGCTCACCGGGGTGACCGGCAGCTTCACGGTGGTGGCGAGCCGCGACCACTGCGGACCGAGCGACACCCCGGAGACGTGCGAGACGTTGGTCTCGTACAGCCTCGGCTACCGCCTTCCGTAA
- a CDS encoding M14 family metallopeptidase: MSELRTRSRWRRRIPFSAALAAGTAVLLLVSPASAVVPQTAAPGADTPADLGRLADEQTSVIEVVVADTTELDALVATGVDLDHHVHHTADGIVVHAVVTGNEVATLTRAGFTFGKVLHTEEDAQDRIAEREATIAAHLADNREFSGAAVAARSAASDVKIIRADYYTSGDTQVLSVEAKWAQGQTAATALTVERDSGPGTEFGSGGTQNITRFVDAGVYLYHRGAAQVTSRPDYVRITSPTGDVAVAKVHEWLPIPDTDPEGPGYQKDFVTSYLTPTELYDRIKAMSAQYPEISEIVELPHKTNGYRRKAQAVLGTANASRVGVDSLAWGHQGGNDITVELANPGTASASLTVTVTGNQVRVGLATDAAGTVTSTAAEVAAALNAQAGTLVSAYTYRGNAGTGVVAPAAPTALSDGLSAPTTVSRDPHTVYAIRIGKHRDGSKMGVLAYAQEHAREWVPPLVTIETAERLLRNYAHDANTRELVDNLDIWIAPSINPDGGHYSFYDFNSQRKNMTNHCTPETSGDFLGRTSWGVDNNRNYTEYSLFDGYSGASTSCTSGTYAGPDELSEPESRNVDWLASRPNVKFSMNLHSSGNYFMWSPGSYATPGRVSAPRPTLAEESLFWGASSRILTAIKRHRNLAVTPARTGPIADVLYSAAGNSGDMLWYKYGIYAWNFEVGTSFQPTWTSAREETMEFSNGLVEMLRVARDLDTDESAPTSSVEVATSATEGSVDVTFSTSEPAAVFYTLDGSRPTFESTLYGSGGIREGGETLTVPVGTTVHWFSVDAAGNVERGYQPDGQDDNYNRKRLTDPNAAPEVPVTVTVQTRCVAGKAYVAVQARNDHDAAVDVVLESAYGQRSVSAVAPGASAFQQFTTRAASVPSGSATVRATGTVDGESVTTVVTADHAAVNCAADPRQAQ; the protein is encoded by the coding sequence ATGTCGGAACTCCGTACCCGTTCCCGGTGGCGACGCCGGATACCCTTCTCCGCCGCGTTGGCCGCCGGCACGGCCGTGCTCTTGCTGGTCAGTCCCGCCTCGGCCGTGGTGCCGCAGACCGCCGCGCCGGGCGCCGACACCCCCGCCGACCTCGGCCGACTGGCCGACGAGCAGACCAGCGTGATCGAGGTGGTGGTGGCCGACACCACCGAACTGGACGCGCTGGTGGCCACCGGCGTCGACCTCGACCACCACGTCCACCACACCGCCGACGGCATCGTGGTGCACGCCGTGGTGACCGGCAACGAGGTCGCCACGCTGACCCGAGCCGGCTTCACCTTCGGCAAGGTGCTGCACACCGAAGAGGACGCGCAGGACCGGATCGCCGAGCGGGAGGCGACCATCGCCGCCCACCTGGCCGACAACCGGGAGTTCTCCGGAGCTGCCGTCGCCGCGCGGTCCGCCGCCTCGGATGTCAAGATCATTCGCGCCGACTACTACACCTCGGGCGACACCCAGGTGCTGTCGGTGGAGGCGAAGTGGGCACAGGGACAGACCGCCGCCACCGCGTTGACCGTCGAGCGGGACAGCGGGCCGGGCACCGAGTTCGGCTCCGGCGGCACGCAGAACATCACCCGGTTCGTCGACGCCGGGGTGTACCTCTACCACCGGGGTGCGGCGCAGGTGACCAGCCGCCCGGACTATGTACGGATCACCAGCCCGACCGGTGACGTGGCGGTCGCCAAGGTGCACGAGTGGTTGCCCATCCCGGACACCGACCCGGAGGGGCCCGGCTACCAGAAGGACTTCGTCACCAGCTACCTGACCCCCACCGAGCTCTACGACCGGATCAAGGCGATGTCCGCGCAGTACCCGGAGATCTCCGAGATCGTCGAGTTGCCGCACAAGACCAACGGCTACCGGCGCAAGGCACAGGCCGTGCTCGGCACCGCCAACGCCAGCCGCGTCGGCGTCGACTCGCTTGCCTGGGGACACCAGGGCGGCAACGACATCACCGTGGAGCTGGCCAACCCCGGCACCGCGAGCGCGTCTTTGACGGTGACCGTCACCGGCAACCAGGTCCGCGTCGGCCTCGCCACGGACGCCGCCGGCACGGTCACCAGCACCGCCGCCGAGGTGGCCGCCGCGCTCAACGCCCAGGCGGGCACGCTGGTCAGCGCGTACACGTATCGCGGCAACGCGGGCACGGGCGTGGTGGCGCCGGCCGCGCCGACCGCGCTCTCCGACGGCCTGTCCGCGCCGACGACGGTCTCCCGCGACCCCCACACGGTGTACGCCATCCGCATCGGCAAGCACCGCGACGGCTCCAAGATGGGTGTGCTCGCCTACGCGCAGGAACACGCGCGGGAGTGGGTGCCCCCGCTGGTGACCATCGAGACCGCCGAGCGCCTGCTGCGCAACTACGCGCACGACGCGAACACCCGCGAGCTGGTCGACAACCTCGACATCTGGATCGCGCCGTCGATCAACCCGGACGGCGGGCACTACTCGTTCTACGACTTCAACTCGCAGCGCAAGAACATGACCAACCACTGCACGCCGGAGACCTCCGGGGACTTCCTCGGCCGGACGTCCTGGGGTGTGGACAACAACCGCAACTACACCGAGTACAGCCTCTTCGACGGCTACTCGGGCGCGTCGACGAGCTGCACCAGCGGCACGTACGCCGGGCCCGACGAGCTGTCCGAGCCGGAGAGCCGCAACGTCGACTGGCTGGCCTCCCGACCGAACGTCAAGTTCTCGATGAACCTGCACTCCTCGGGCAACTACTTCATGTGGTCGCCCGGCTCGTACGCCACCCCGGGCCGGGTCTCCGCCCCGCGGCCGACCCTGGCCGAGGAGTCGCTGTTCTGGGGCGCGTCGTCGCGGATCCTGACCGCCATCAAGCGGCACCGCAACCTGGCGGTCACCCCGGCCCGCACCGGCCCGATCGCCGACGTGCTCTACTCGGCGGCCGGCAACTCCGGTGACATGCTCTGGTACAAGTACGGCATCTACGCCTGGAACTTCGAGGTCGGCACCTCCTTCCAGCCGACCTGGACCTCGGCCCGCGAGGAGACGATGGAGTTCTCCAACGGCCTGGTCGAGATGCTGCGGGTCGCCCGTGACCTGGACACCGACGAGTCGGCGCCGACCAGCTCCGTCGAGGTGGCCACCAGTGCCACCGAGGGCTCGGTCGACGTCACGTTCTCCACCAGCGAACCGGCGGCGGTGTTCTACACCCTCGACGGCAGCCGGCCCACGTTCGAGTCCACGCTCTACGGCTCGGGGGGCATCCGGGAGGGCGGCGAGACGCTGACCGTTCCGGTCGGCACCACCGTGCACTGGTTCTCGGTGGACGCGGCGGGCAACGTGGAGCGCGGCTACCAGCCCGACGGTCAGGACGACAACTACAACCGCAAGCGGCTGACCGACCCGAACGCCGCACCCGAGGTGCCGGTGACGGTCACCGTGCAGACGCGGTGTGTGGCGGGGAAGGCGTACGTGGCGGTGCAGGCGCGTAACGACCACGACGCTGCGGTGGACGTGGTGTTGGAGAGTGCGTACGGGCAGCGGTCGGTGTCGGCCGTGGCGCCGGGTGCGAGCGCGTTCCAGCAGTTCACCACCCGTGCCGCATCGGTGCCGTCCGGCAGCGCGACGGTCCGGGCCACCGGCACGGTCGACGGTGAGAGCGTCACCACCGTCGTCACCGCCGACCACGCTGCGGTCAACTGTGCCGCCGACCCTCGCCAAGCCCAGTGA
- the htpG gene encoding molecular chaperone HtpG: MNDRTETLEFQAEARQLLQLMVHSIYSNKDVFLRELISNASDALDKLRLASMVDKDLDVDTSDLHIALDVDRDARTLTVRDNGIGMTRDEVVSVIGTIAKSGTAELLRQMRESKDAGASQDLIGQFGVGFYAAFMVAEKVELVTRRAGESGGTRWESDGGGTYTVAALDDAPQGTAVTLHLKPVDTEDNLHDYTAEWTIREIVKRYSDFIAHPIRTTVERPGADDAPATTETVTLNSMKALWARPRNEVEPAEYHEFYKHVGHDWADPLETIHMRGEGTFEYDALLFIPSHAPLDLFAAQGRRGVQLYVKRVFIMDDCDALMPNYLRFVKGVVDAHDLSLNISREILQQDRQIRAVRRRLVKKVLSTVKDLKTGQPERYRTFWTEFGAAVKEGLVDDTDNRDTLLEILSVASTNDPEEQTDLAGYVSRMKDGQTDIYYATGEHRATIENSPHMEAFRAKGYEVLLLTDPVDEVWVERVGSYDGRTLRSVAKGQVDLDTEEERTEAEAERERQRTEYAALLDWMGGVLTESVKEVRLSSRLTTSPACVVGDAQDLTPTLEKMYRAMGHEVPKVKRILELNPGHPLVSGLRKAHEQGDAEASLAETAELLYGTALLAEGGDLADPSRFARILADRLARTL, translated from the coding sequence GTGAACGACCGGACCGAGACCTTGGAGTTTCAGGCCGAGGCGCGTCAACTGCTCCAGTTGATGGTCCACTCGATCTACTCGAACAAGGACGTGTTCCTGCGCGAGTTGATCTCCAACGCCTCGGACGCGCTGGACAAACTGCGCCTGGCGTCGATGGTCGACAAGGACCTCGACGTCGACACCAGTGACCTGCACATCGCCCTCGACGTCGATCGGGACGCCCGCACCCTCACCGTCCGCGACAACGGCATCGGCATGACCCGCGACGAGGTCGTCTCCGTCATCGGGACGATCGCCAAGTCCGGCACCGCCGAGCTGCTGCGCCAGATGCGGGAGAGCAAGGACGCCGGGGCGTCGCAGGACCTGATCGGCCAGTTCGGCGTCGGCTTCTACGCCGCCTTCATGGTCGCCGAGAAGGTCGAGCTGGTCACCCGGCGGGCCGGCGAGAGCGGCGGCACCCGGTGGGAGTCCGACGGCGGTGGCACGTACACCGTCGCGGCGCTCGACGACGCGCCCCAGGGCACCGCGGTGACGCTGCACCTCAAGCCCGTCGACACCGAGGACAACCTGCACGACTACACCGCCGAGTGGACCATCCGCGAGATCGTCAAGCGATACTCCGACTTCATCGCCCACCCGATCCGGACGACCGTCGAGCGGCCCGGGGCGGACGACGCCCCCGCCACCACCGAGACCGTCACGCTCAACTCGATGAAGGCGCTGTGGGCCCGCCCGCGTAACGAGGTCGAGCCGGCCGAGTACCACGAGTTCTACAAGCACGTCGGCCACGACTGGGCGGACCCCCTCGAGACCATCCACATGCGGGGCGAGGGCACCTTCGAGTACGACGCGCTGCTGTTCATCCCGTCGCACGCGCCGCTGGACCTCTTCGCCGCGCAGGGCCGTCGGGGCGTCCAGCTCTATGTCAAGCGCGTCTTCATCATGGACGACTGCGACGCGCTCATGCCCAACTACCTGCGCTTCGTCAAGGGCGTGGTGGACGCGCACGACCTGAGCCTGAACATCTCCCGGGAGATCCTCCAGCAGGACCGCCAGATCCGCGCGGTGCGCCGTCGCCTGGTCAAGAAGGTGCTCTCCACCGTCAAGGACCTCAAGACCGGGCAGCCCGAGCGGTACCGCACCTTCTGGACGGAGTTCGGCGCCGCGGTCAAGGAGGGGCTGGTCGACGACACCGACAACCGGGACACCCTGCTGGAGATCCTCTCGGTCGCGTCCACCAACGACCCGGAGGAGCAGACCGACCTGGCCGGCTACGTGAGCCGGATGAAGGACGGCCAGACCGACATCTACTACGCCACCGGCGAGCACCGGGCCACCATCGAGAACTCCCCGCACATGGAGGCGTTCCGGGCCAAGGGCTACGAGGTCCTGCTGCTCACCGACCCGGTCGACGAGGTCTGGGTGGAGAGGGTCGGCAGCTACGACGGTAGGACGCTGCGTTCGGTCGCCAAGGGCCAGGTCGACCTGGACACCGAGGAGGAGCGCACCGAGGCCGAGGCCGAGCGGGAGCGGCAGCGCACCGAGTACGCCGCACTGCTCGACTGGATGGGCGGGGTGCTGACCGAGTCGGTGAAGGAGGTCCGTCTCTCCTCGCGGCTGACCACCTCACCGGCCTGCGTGGTCGGCGACGCCCAGGACCTCACGCCGACGCTGGAGAAGATGTACCGGGCGATGGGCCACGAGGTGCCGAAGGTCAAGCGCATCCTGGAACTGAACCCGGGCCACCCGCTCGTCTCCGGCCTGCGCAAGGCTCACGAGCAGGGCGACGCCGAGGCGTCCCTGGCCGAGACCGCCGAGCTGCTGTACGGCACCGCCCTGCTCGCCGAGGGCGGCGACCTGGCGGACCCGTCCCGGTTCGCCCGGATCCTCGCCGACCGCCTCGCCCGCACGCTGTAG